Within Fusarium keratoplasticum isolate Fu6.1 chromosome 8, whole genome shotgun sequence, the genomic segment TTCTGGAGTCTCCTGTAGCCCCTGGGTCGCCGTCGTCCCCCTGGCTAAGGCCTAGCTCATGCTCCCCCAGAGCTCGTGGTGGCCGTCTCCACCAGAGGCACGCTGCCACCATTCACCGTCGACCAGCTGGGTCTATTGACTGTCGCTCACACTCtcccatccattcattctCACCCCTGGGCGATGCTGGCACGAGCCGACCAATCCCTGCCGCCCAGTCCCTGGCGCTCCcggctcgtcgtcgccaCCTGGGCTCCGGTTCTGGCTGTGGCTCCAGCCTCTGACCTCTGGCCTCTAGCCTTCTGGGTCCTAGTCGATAGCTTCTTTAGCCTCGACCGTTCGTTTGTGTGTGGGCGTGGCCGTCTCTGGCTGCGCTCCTGAAGCGCCTCCTGGATCCTGGGGGGCcctgctgttgctgctgtcaGTGCCTGCGCTGGGCTGCGGCCAGGACACGATTCTTTCTTCATGTCGCCTCTTGCTGGTTGGTAGCCGCATCATTGTTGCATtcgttgctgctgctcttgctTGGTCTCCTCCTTTTCTTTGATCCATCCGTAGCTGCAGCTTCCTTCTGTTCTTTTTCTCTCAGTGTTCCAGCTCTCTCTTTACCgcccttcctcttctcttcctttctgCCTCGAttctctgcttctcttctctcttcatTTCATatcccttctcttccacctccaccCACCcaccgccctcctccacctcatTCCCTACCCACCTGGTCTTCTGGCCttttcctctccctccctgGCGCCTCTTTTTTCATTTGGGCCTTATTACCTTGCATTATTTCCTACCGTTGCTCGCCTGTCGGCCTGAGGCTCACCCCCTGTGGTCCGTCCCCTGGTCCCCTGGTCCCCTGGTGCCCCGATCTTGGAAGTCAAGGTGGACGACATCCCAATCCGtccccttctctctctctcttgactCTTCGTTCCCTCCACATTCGTGTCGTCTACTCACCGACGCCGACTCTTGtccctttttcttctctcgtcGCTAGACTCATCCTCTGGGGTACTCGCTGTTCCTCATCAGATGCAGCGtcgtctctcttccttctcttgaGACCCTACTTTTCGACTTCGTCGACGCTCGTTCTGACCGTACTgctttattaatactttGATCTACTACTCGACTTTCCCCTGGATGTCATCCTAGCCCACGCACTCTCGTGCTTTGCGTTTCTCGTTCGACTCTTCGATACACTCGCTCTTACCACCGATTACCTATTTTTGATCCTTCAGCCTCGCCTCACGGTTCTCCCACGACCCGGCCGAAGTTCTTCATATTCGATACCGATATATACTAGACGGTCGCTTCCTGGAACGACCCTTTGACTTCGAAAGCTGCTTCGTCCTGTTCGCCTTTGGATACGCCGACGCGCTTGATAATTCTCGACTTGATCAGCTTCATTCTGCACAACCCAATTGCTTGCTTCTCCTTTGCTCCCGAGACCCATAAGCCGTTCCAAGCAGCTTAGCCGAGATCACTTCCCCCTGAAGACCAGATACTGCTAAGCAGCCAGTGACACCGAGCCTCGGACCGTCTGAACCGTTCAGCCGGACGATCCTCCCAACTTCGCAGCTCGCTCCGTGCCTCACTCGGGCACGTTCCAATCTTCAAAACGGCTGTTCTGTCGCACGTCGGGCGGGACTCGCTCGTCCCCCCTCATCTGCTCGGTATGCAAGATCTCAACGGACCCGTTGGCCAGGGCGCCCCCAACGGCGGGCCTGCCAACCGCTTCGGCCACGCCTCCAAGCCCTCCAACAGCGACACTGGCTTCTCCCATGGcgccttcaactccaacatctCGGGCTTTGCCGAACGACACCCGCGACGAGGCAATATCCCCGCCATCAACACGCAGCCTCAGCCCATGACCCAGCAGCCCTCCAACAATGGAGTGGACATGGCCACCCCGGGAACTGCATTTGACATGCAGTTCACTCCTCTTCTGCCCTCGCAGCTGTTGCTCGGAAGCCCCTTCCAGCCTGGCACCCCCGCTGCCTTCGCCAGCCCTCAATTCCAGAGTCTTCCTGGTTTCCAGCCCCAGCAGGGAAACAACCAGCAGCAGAATGGCGTCTCTAGCCCCGTTCAGCAGACCATCTCGCCTCAGTCTTACCAGGGTATTGTTTCTCCTTCTACCTACGGCGCTCCTCAGTTCTATCCGCCCCAGTCCCCTACTGGCGGCTTCAGCATGCAggctcctctccctcccacGTCGCCCGTCTCGATGGGATCCGGCGTTGTCACTGGAACCAGCCGAACTGTTTACTTGGGCAACATCCCCCCTGACACAAGTGCTGAGGAGATTCTTGGCCACGTGCGCAGCGGCCAGATCGAGTCGGTCCGCCTCCTGCCCGACAAGAACTGTGCCTTCATCTCGTTCCTGGACGCTAGCTCTGCTACCCACTTCCACTCTGATGCCATCTTGAAAAAGCTCTGCATCAAGGGTCAGGATATCAAGGTTGGTTGGGGCAAGCCTTCCCAGGTGCCTACCTCGGTTGCTCTGGCTGTCCAGCAGTCGGGTGCCTCTCGAAACGTGTACCTGGGTAACCTGCCCGAGGAGGTGTCCGATGAGGAACTGCGTGAGGATCTTGGCAAGTTTGGCGCCATTGACACCATCAAGGTCGTCCGTGAGAAGAACATCGCCTTTGTCCATTACCTCTCGATCgccaatgccatcaaggccgtcTCTCAGCTCCCTCAGGAGCCCAAGTGGCAGGCCCCTCGTCGCGTCTACTATGGCAAGGACCGCTGTGCCTATGTTTCCAAGACACAGCAGCAAAATGCGGCTCAGTACCTGGGCATTGCTCCCGGCTACGCCCACATGCTTACTGGTGCTGACCGTGACCTGATCTCGAACGCCCTTGCTCAGCAGTCtgttgctgccgccgccgtcgccacCACTGCTGGAggcatcaacaaccttggcaaCCGAACCATCTACCTCGGCAACATTCACCCTGAGACGACCATTGAGGAGATTTGCAATGTGGTCAGGGGTGGTCTGCTCCACCATATCCGCTACATCCCCGATAAGCACATCTGCTTCGTGACCTTCATCGACCCCACCGCTGCTGCCTCCTTCTACGCCCTCAGCAACCTTCAGGGCCTCATGATTCACAACCGACGCCTCAAGATCGGCTGGGGCAAGCACTCGGGTGCTCTCCCTCCGGCCATTGCCCTTGCCGTCAGCGGTGGTGCTTCGCGAAACGTGTACATTGGCAACCTTGACGAGACCTGGACTGAGGAGCGCCTGCGACAGGACTTTTCCGAGTATGGCGAGATCGAGCTTGTCAACACTCTGCGTGAGAAGAGCTGCGCATTTGTCAACTTCACCAACAttgccaacgccatcaaggctATCGAGGCCATCCGAGGAAGGGAGGAGTACAAGAAGTTCAAGGTCAACTTTGGAAAGGACCGTTGTGGCAACCCACCCCGTCAAATGCAGCAGTCTCAGTCCCCTCGCGGAGATGGCgtctcctctccccctcctAACGGATCTCAGAACAGCGGCTCTCCCACAAATGGCAACACTCCTCAGCAATCTGCCACTCTCTTcaatgccaacaacaacccccTGACCATGTATCTCAACCAAGTgtctcaacaagctcagcagcagcagcaacaccaacaacaacagatTGCTGCTCAGCAGAGTGCCCTGTTTGGCACAGCACAGCCATCGCCTGGTGAGCTAGGCCTCGATGTTCCCCAGCAGGTCCCCATCTCGGGCCACGGCCAGTCGGCAAGCATCTCCAACGGCTACCCTGCCAACGGTGCTACCTCTGGTGCTACAACCATTGGCGGCATGCTGGCTCCTGGCCCTCGCGGCCAACACAACCGGGCAGTCAGCCTTCCGGTGCTTGCTCCCGGGTTTGAGAATGGCGGCAACAGCCCCAACGGCATGCCTGGCGCTGAGAATGAGCGACGTGGTCACCACTACCAGGCCAGCTTTGGCGGCATGGGCTCTGGATTTGGCCTTGCCATCCAAGGAGGTCTGAACGGatgggttgaggaggaggttgccaACTAATGACGCTTGTGCATCTTTACACATTCAATCTCTGCGCAGGCGAGAATGAACGAAAACTTGCTTAAACGTTGTAATTGACGCACACTTGGTGCGTCCTGTCCTTTTTGCTTGGGCTTTACACACCTTCATTCTTTGATTTCCCTTTTTCTTGATAATTTACCCCTTTGGACGGATTCGTCATTGTTTCCTGGTGTTGCGCTCACCGCGAGAAGAGAGCGTTCAGAAGAGAAGACACTTGTGGCTAATACTCCCCTTGTAGAAGAGGGGGTGCACATGGATGGTTGAGATGAGACGTGGATGGAAGGTGCTGGATAAGATTCAGcttgggatggatgagaggATATATCACCTGCGTTTATGTCTATTATGGAGTATTTGGTCAGGTTAGGCACTACTACAGTCTTGAACGCAGATCAGGATATGGTCATTTATATCATCGTCTCTTATCCTCGTGCATATGATGTAACTGATGCAAGCTGACTTCATGCTCATCGTCGAGTTATCGAAAGGGGCTCGAAGAGCTCGTCCCAGTTTGCCCTACAACTCGACCAACCCACTCCACCCACGGATAAAACCCACATTTTTGTCTAGTTCACCAACACCCTAACTCCTAAGTTGAACCGACACAATGATCTAGCTCGATAGCTGGCTTGCTCTTTCTTTGTACTGTAAAGGTTTATGTTTAATATCCCGCAGGCTCTGGCTTGGGTGGGAACGTGGGCTCCTTAAGATTGGAGCGACACTGATTCTTCCAGTCAATAGGGGTGAACTTGTCAACAATAGCCTTGAAGGCTTCCTGTGTAAGAGTTGTAACGTAAGCAACATGTACGCCATAGTTATGCTCAATCGTGAGCCAGATGAGGCATGAGACAACTCACCAAAGTGCAGAAGGACTCGTCCCCATCGAAATGCTTGCCGGCAGGTTTGCAGCCAGGGATAGCGACTGGGCGATCATTGTAGCGGAGACGGACGTAGTAGCCTTCCAGTCGTTTCTTTTCATCGTCGCTCAAGTCAGGGGTCTTCTTGCGCCCGATACCTGGTGGCGGAGTGCCAGCATTTGAGGTTTGTTTACTACCCCAGCCGAAGAGGGATAGAAACCCGCCGCTTGGCTTCGGGGTTACTGGCGGTGGAGTTGCGCCTTGATCGACATGGCGGAACAACTCAATGGCAATGTGGCTCGTAAATGGGGGCCAGGCCTCCTCATTGAAGGCTCCCAAGCTAGAGAGTGTAGCGGCGAGGGTGGTATCATGGCAGCCACTGAGGCCGAAACGAATAGGCGGGAGTGTGGTGGAAGCAGCCGCTTTACTCGTAGCCACCTCATACTGACCATCAGCGGCAGAGTGCTCAGTACTTCCGACCATTCGAGCGACAAcgtcaccaagaaggccccCGATGCCCAAGGTACGATACTCCTGGCTCTCCTTATAGCCGGCATACCACTCCTCCACGCCGATCTTTTCAATGATGCGCTTGACTTCTGGGTCGTAGAATTCGTCAGGCAGGCGTGTAGCTGGGCCATGAGCCTTGGTAGCATTAATGGTGTCCATGATGCCGCTGAGACGCGGACGAGAGTCCACAGCGACGCAGTCTTCGGGCATCCAGCGGCCGATGCGCTTGGTCAAGTAGGCCATCTCTTCCGAGTCGTTCCAGCGCTCCGCTGCCCGCTTGGCAAAGGCGCGGGCCAGAGCGGCGAAACGCCGACAATTGCCATCGTTAGGGAAGAGAGTCTCGTCGGCGGGTGATCGGGTAAGGATGGTGGGGGGATGTAGGCCGGCCGCGCGGGCAGAGGGTGGGTAGAGGCCATAGAAGGCTTGCTGGAGGGATTCAAGAGCACGAGGCACGGGAGTTGTCCGGAGGTAGATAGAGGAAGTATCGGCATCGGCAGCGAGGGTATCAGGGAGGAAATGAAGCCGGTCGACATAGAGATGGCGGAGGCGCTGGCCTAGGGCATAGGTAGTCTCGCGTCCGCGATCGGTCAGCATGCCCATGTCGCAGATAGCATCGAGCTCGCCGTTGCGGCCGGATGCTATCACAGGGATATCATCGGGTCCAAAGGTCTCGAGGCGGCGCTTCCACTCCAGAGCAGTGAGGCCCGGGTTGTCGGCAGGCTCGGCACCGGAAGTGGCGGCGGAGGGGTCAAGAATAGCGCTCGTCAGACGGCGAGCGGCAGAGCAATAGGGCCAGAAGGGAGGAAGGCCGGTAGAGTGAAAGCGGGCGTTGATCGGCGTGCGCTCACCATGGCGAAGCAGAATCTGGACGAGCTGGAGGCGCAGCTCGGGAGGATAGAGGGtgttgagctcctcgtccgagtagggaggtcgaggttggagtgtcgacatgatggataCGCGGGTACTTCACTGACCTGTCTGAACGATGTCGGCGCTTTTATGTTGGCGAACAGGTAGGCGTTGACGGGGGAAATGATGCTCAACCGAACGACTGGTTACGGACCCATTGACAGCGAAATCGGTGAGAAAGGGGTCATGATGTGACGACGGGCGGTCAGTCACTGTAAGGATCCGGACCGTGTCGGGGCCGGTAACCGGGGCCGATGGAGACGATGCCGTGGGGGAGGAGTCGGCGGGAGGTTGGATTGGGATGACGTCGGGGATCACTTCACCGATCCATCACCGATCAACCATCGATCAAGGGCGACGGGTGGCTGGTGACTTCTTTTTTGGGCAGACAGACAGGGCCATGACCTATGAGGCTGAATGTTACTCGACGTCAATGGTTGGtcagaggagggagagctgAAGTGAGCAGGGCGGAGTGATTGGCAGTGGAGAGACCGTTATTCGCTAGGCGTTGGGAGTTGATGCAGTTGCTAATTCTCCAACCTGCAAGGGGCTTGTTTCTGGGAAGTTGTCACaggtactgtactgtactgtagcACTCGCCCATCGTATTCTCGTGATAGATTCGCAACCATTGTACGAGGCCAGGCCCGTTATTGACCATTCTCTTGGTCATgaaagatggagatgggggcCTCGTAAGGGTCCACGAATTTGAGGCCCCATAATCACATGTCTCTCTCCTGCCCAGGCCTGAACCCCTTGGTCGCATGGCTCCTTCCTGAATGGGAGCTGACATGCCTTCATACTTGCCCAATTGCTTAGGTTCCAAGACTTCCCAGCGCAACGGCTCCGACAAGCCGCTGACAGGGAAGGGAAGGCACCAACCCTTCCATGGGTACGGGGAAATCTGTATCGCACACCACGGTCACGCTTGCTTATCCTTGAAACCTTGATATCGCCAGCTTCAACGGCAGCAACTCTGCTTCTGCACTGTACTACAGGCGATGGATCGTCGCGCACTGCCTTTTAACGGGGCCATCCAGCACCTCCGGATGCCAAGCGCCGATTCCCCAGACGCCTCTCGGACCCCAATTGGTGCCGAACTCCCCGTTCCGCTGGCCCCGTCGCTTACACCATGACCTCATCAATTCAGTGATGATCAAGGCTGATAATTGCCAGCTCGCAGCCCCCTGGTTTCTGAAAAGGACAGTGTCCAAATCTCCCAACTGttcctttctcctcttcagcccaGAATCCTTTCCCCCACGACACACCCTCACGATAACGACAGAGACACACCAAACACCAACCATTGGCCCCGGATCCATCCACGCCCGGACGTTCCGGACAGGCCTACACAGCCGCCCAAACCCTTACCATTCACAAGCTTTGCGTCTTAAATCGGGCAGACTCGACGAGATCCACCGTGTTTttggccgaggaagagagggccATGTCTGGCGATTCTTCTTTACCTCTGCTAgtcccctcttcctcttcttttgtTCTTCTCATCCAAGTACAACTTGTGGCATCCTCGCTCAACGGATTGCCCTTGGACTATCTTCGGCCCTTTCTGCAGCCTGCCGTTTAATTGTGACCCGACATTAACTGTACCTTGGTTGAGACTTGAGGACCTGCGCCAATTCGGACTCAATGAACCATGGCTACGTGTTCCCCGACCGAGCCTGTCCCTAACACTCAGGCTTTGGACGCTCTGGACATTCAAGATGATGACTCGATTATCCGTAAccaggatgaggctgaggctaTCCTACAACCAGCCCTGAGCGCAGTTGCCAGGCATTTGACTTCACAAAATACACCGACAATCGAAAAAGCCCTGGCATTGGACAAGAGTGGAGGAACTTTGTTTCGTGGTCCTGCCGATGGAAACGGCGACACAAGTCCTGAGCTCTCATCTTCGCCTGAGACATTACCTCAAATACCACATTCTATCCCTCCgcccagctcctcaaagCAACTGCCGACTGGCCAGTCGTCAAGCTATCCTCTACCTTCACCGTGGCAATCCCAGCCAAGACCATCCCCGGTCAAGAGTTCTTCAAACAGAGCGTCCGGGAGCGTGTTGGGAAGTGCTCTAAGCCCAGCCCGAAACCGATCGAGGTCGACAGGACAAGAGGCATTGAGGAGGCTCCAGAAGGCCCTGCCCTCCCTCAGCCCGCCAACTCATTTGTTACCTTCTATGCCCACTTCGTtcttctccaactccaacgacaaggtcaacacAGACAATTCGAATATCCCAGGCCGCCTCCAATCACCTCGAGTTCCTCCCAATTCATCCCCTCTCTCGCAAACGAGACCAAGGCCTTCTCCGCATCAGGGCCGGGGGTTGGCTCCGCCTGCAGTGTCTCCATCGCGCCCTAAGGCTCTACGCCGAGTAACTTCTGATGACAGTCTCCTTTACCACAGCCTATCCCGAACTTCCTCTCTAGGCGACGATGAAAGCTTCCAGGATGTCCGCGAAATGGTCAATATTCGATTCATGGCGTTAAAGGACAGCCTTCCTGATGTGCCCAATTTCAAGATGCCCAGTCTCCCCAAGCTTTATAACCAAGCAAGAAGATCGACACTGTCTCTCAGTGCAGTCGACTCTTCCGACGCTCATGGAACTCACGGCCGCCTTTCCAAAGAAAccagcacctcctccaaagaCGGGTCAGCCATTCTTGATCGGGTCCTGGAAGGCCTCACTGGTGATGTCGTCATCATGGGTGGTTATCGAGGGTCTATCCTACGGTCAGCCGAGGCGCCTCACCAACAGGTCTGGGCACCTGTGAAGCTCGGCCTCAATATGCGAAAGGTCAACTTGGAAGTAGGCTTAGAAGATAAAGACGAGGAGAGAATGGAGGAAACTATCAAACCTGACGGAATGTTGAAACACATTGGGCCCGTCGACATTTCTCGCAAGTTTATCAAGAAACTGCGCTCTTGCGATAACGCCAGAACGGGAAAGCTACGCATATGGGACTACGGTTACGACTGGAGACTAAGCCCGCCGTTATTGTCTCGGAAGCTGCAAGAATACCTTCAAAAGTTGCCTTCAAATCGGCCAGGAACTCCAACCGAGTCCCGAGGGGCCCTCGTTATTTCCCACAGCTTGGGTGGTCTCATAACACGGCACGCCGTTAACCAGCGTCCGGATCTCTTCTCAGGGGTTTTATACTGCGGAACGCCACAACGTTGTATCAACATCCTGAACCCCCTGCGTCACGGTGATGTGGTGCTCCTGAATGAAAAGCTCCTCACCGCCAGCGTCAACTTCAGCATGAGAACTTCGTTTGTCTTCCTACCAGAGGACGGATTCTGTTTTGTGAACAAGACGACTGGTGAAGAGTACCCAATCGACTTTTACGACCCGCAGGAATGGATCAAGTGGCATCTTAGCCCGTGTATGCAAccagctcttcctccctACAACCGCCCAcactcgtcgtcgctgtcgtccTTCCTCCCGAACTCGCTACGCACCCGCTCCGATAGCAAGAGTGAGAAGCAGCCCCCTTCTCCTTCGACAATTGCCCGAGACCGCAACCCTATCGCACCCCAACTCGACGGAAGCGGCGCACACGTAGATGAACCGCTACCCTCAGACCCCGAGCGCCAGCGCTACCTCGAGTACCTAACCCGAACCCTGAAGATGATCCGCAAGTTCCGTTCCGAGCTCGCGCATTCGCCATCGCACCAGGAAGTCAACGCATATCCTCCGCATGCCGTGTTATATGGCAAGAGCATACCCACTGTGTACGCCGCTCAAGTCACCAGCCGCGATGCCATCCCCTGCTTGGACGCCTATGACGATCTCCTATTCCGGCCGGGTGACGGCGTCGTTCTagccaaggaggccatgcTTCCGGACGGCTATTCGGTCGTTCGCGGTGGTCGGGTCTGCACAGAACGTGGCCACATCACCATGCTCGGCGACTTGCCGGCCGTGGGGCGGGCCCTCGAGGCGCTGGTCAGGGGTCGCCGGAAGGGCATAGGGTTGGGGGTAGGCAGTGATGGGGCCAACGAGGTGGTAAGGCAGCAGGTTGCGGCCGAGTCGGGGTAACACAGCACGGTGCGATGCATGTGCTCCGCATGGAGATACGGTATAGGCGAGATgagtgagatgagatgggatgggatgagatttACTGGTCCCCCCTTGCCGGTCTTTGAGTATGCGAGGCGTTGTATGGGTGTGGATGTCACTAGGTGAGGGGAAGGAAGAGGCAGGCATGaagaatgaatgaatgaatgacAGAATGCGGAAACAAAAACGGTATATCCGTCCGTTATACATGCATTATCGGATCGGCGTCAGGTAGCCTCATAGCTCTGTAGCATAGCTTTTGTACAAGTATCTTTACACAGTGACATGTAGTCAGAAGGCAGTCTCTCCAGT encodes:
- a CDS encoding 3-phytase; translation: MSTLQPRPPYSDEELNTLYPPELRLQLVQILLRHGERTPINARFHSTGLPPFWPYCSAARRLTSAILDPSAATSGAEPADNPGLTALEWKRRLETFGPDDIPVIASGRNGELDAICDMGMLTDRGRETTYALGQRLRHLYVDRLHFLPDTLAADADTSSIYLRTTPVPRALESLQQAFYGLYPPSARAAGLHPPTILTRSPADETLFPNDGNCRRFAALARAFAKRAAERWNDSEEMAYLTKRIGRWMPEDCVAVDSRPRLSGIMDTINATKAHGPATRLPDEFYDPEVKRIIEKIGVEEWYAGYKESQEYRTLGIGGLLGDVVARMVGSTEHSAADGQYEVATSKAAASTTLPPIRFGLSGCHDTTLAATLSSLGAFNEEAWPPFTSHIAIELFRHVDQGATPPPVTPKPSGGFLSLFGWGSKQTSNAGTPPPGIGRKKTPDLSDDEKKRLEGYYVRLRYNDRPVAIPGCKPAGKHFDGDESFCTLEAFKAIVDKFTPIDWKNQCRSNLKEPTFPPKPEPAGY